A genomic region of Arachis hypogaea cultivar Tifrunner chromosome 5, arahy.Tifrunner.gnm2.J5K5, whole genome shotgun sequence contains the following coding sequences:
- the LOC112799902 gene encoding disease resistance protein RGA2 isoform X2, protein MFRRDIGKRMKEMVDRFRQIDEERRRFELRGRVPERQQEDEAWRQTCSGITEHNIYGREQDTENILEFLSRSADSSNDLSVYPIVGMGGLGKTTLVRWVYNDKKVIEHFHMRIWVCVSTEFNTMRILESIVESTSGHNPNLSTLEALKNKVQEILLGKRYLLVLDDMWSTDKWEDLKSVLLCGGGTKGAAVLVTTRVESVASVMGTCPAHRLSPLSEDDNWLLFKYHAFGSDKVERTELVAIGKEIVKKCGGSPLASKALGSLLRNKKEEIQWVNVLESKFWDILEDDAIIVRALKISYFNLKLSLRQCFAFCAIFPEDFRMEKEQLIHLWIANGLIKSKGRLEIEDVGNEAWEELCQRSFFQEVEIDELGRTTFKMHDLFHELAQSIMGEECRVYDESASLTNLSTRVHHVTCLKPEAEVNMDPFKKAESLRSMINLLPLDDHNLCGLPPFNSLRALRTNASQLSALKSLTHLRYLNLRRSGITTLPECVSRLQKLQILKLEDCLNLSCLPKHLTQLKDLRHLLIEECHSLVEMPPNIGELKCLRTLNLFIVDKKEGHGLSELRDLQLGGKLRIKGLENVLNEGDARDANLSAKKKLENLYLSWDSSDSRRVANAERILEALEPPSNLKSFGMNGYSGVELPSWMQNTSILSSLVMVILYDCKNCKHLPPLGKLPHLTVLYVSGMKDVKYIDDDSYDGVNQKAFKSLKYLTLLKLPNLEGMLRDERVEMLPVLSKLKVSCVPKIKLPLLPSLEYIWIEGTGSDSDHSDSEGMASILEAIGQNMQHVKTLRISGFPKLKALPHELSSLSSLQKLEIYGGDELESFSENVLQGLCSLQSLKIHSCKKLRSLSEGMGHLTRLESLDIMICPKLVTLPSSMNKLGSLRRVYIYSCDTLPEGLQHVPSLQSLEVYKSNSIPQWLGEITSLQKLELSCVRLRSLPSSFRNLRNLRELSIYGCHKELQKRCTRVTGQDWQAIAHIPQFKLVPIHEETFSDKIRSKWRSWQLRRDQRRHRFAKDDTFDYLVSRLFCWYKM, encoded by the exons TGTTTATCCAATTGTTGGCATGGGTGGCCTTGGAAAAACAACACTTGTCCGATGGGTTTACAACGACAAGAAGGTAATTGAACATTTCCATATGAGAATTTGGGTTTGTGTTTCCACTGAATTCAATACCATGAGAATTCTAGAGTCCATTGTGGAATCTACAAGTGGACATAACCCGAACCTATCTACTTTAGAAGCACTGAAAAACAAAGTTCAAGAAATACTGCTAGGCAAAAGGTATTTACTTGTTCTAGACGATATGTGGAGCACAGACAAATGGGAGGACTTGAAGTCTGTTTTGCTTTGCGGAGGTGGAACAAAAGGTGCTGCAGTTTTGGTTACTACCCGAGTTGAGAGTGTTGCATCTGTCATGGGAACATGCCCTGCTCATCGCTTGTCACCATTATCCGAGGATGACAATTGGTTATTGTTCAAATACCATGCATTTGGATCAGACAAAGTGGAGCGCACAGAGCTTGTGGCAATAGGCAAGGAGATTGTAAAGAAATGTGGTGGTTCCCCTCTTGCATCTAAAGCACTTGGAAGCCTTTTGCGCAATAAAAAGGAGGAAATACAGTGGGTGAATGTATTGGAAAGTAAGTTTTGGGACATACTTGAGGATGATGCTATTATTGTACGTGCTTTGAAAATCAGCTACTTCAATTTGAAGTTGTCATTAAGACAATGCTTTGCTTTTTGTGCCATTTTCCCCGAAGATTTTCGAATGGAAAAGGAGCAACTTATTCATCTTTGGATTGCCAATGGCTTGATCAAATCCAAAGGGAGGTTGGAGATTGAGGATGTTGGTAATGAGGCTTGGGAGGAATTATGTCAGAGGTCATTTTTCCAAGAAGTTGAGATTGATGAATTGGGAAGAACTACATTCAAGATGCATGATTTATTTCATGAACTTGCCCAATCTATAATGGGAGAAGAGTGCAGAGTTTATGATGAGTCTGCAAGCTTGACCAATTTGTCTACAAGGGTCCACCATGTCACTTGTTTAAAACCAGAGGCGGAGGTAAACATGGATCCCTTCAAGAAAGCTGAGTCCTTGAGGAGTATGATTAATCTTCTTCCATTAGATGATCACAATCTTTGTGGTTTGCCACCATTCAATTCTCTCCGTGCACTACGTACGAATGCTTCTCAACTCTCAGCACTGAAGAGTTTAACGCATTTGAGGTACCTAAATCTGCGTAGGAGCGGTATCACAACACTGCCTGAATGTGTTTCGAGGTTACAAAAATTGCAGATTCTGAAGTTAGAAGACTGTCTAAATCTTTCTTGTTTGCCCAAACACTTAACACAATTGAAGGATCTTAGACATCTCCTAATTGAAGAGTGTCATTCATTAGTAGAGATGCCTCCGAATATCGGCGAGTTGAAATGTTTGAGAACATTGAATCTTTTTATTGTGGATAAAAAGGAAGGGCATGGGTTATCAGAGTTGCGTGATTTACAGCTTGGAGGCAAACTACGCATCAAGGGGCTTGAAAATGTCTTAAATGAGGGTGATGCTAGAGATGCTAATTTGAGTGCTAAGAAGAAGTTGGAAAACTTATACCTGTCATGGGACTCCTCTGATTCAAGGCGTGTTGCCAATGCTGAGAGAATACTTGAAGCCCTTGAGCCTCCCTCCAATCTCAAGAGTTTTGGGATGAATGGTTACAGCGGAGTAGAGTTGCCTAGCTGGATGCAAAATACTTCAATTCTTTCCAGCTTAGTTATGGTGATACTCTATGATTGCAAGAACTGCAAGCACCTTCCTCCGCTGGGTAAATTACCACATTTAACTGTTCTTTATGTATCTGGAATGAAAGATGTGAAGTACATTGATGATGACTCTTATGATGGCGTGAATCAGAAGGCTTTTAAGTCGTTGAAGTACCTGACCTTATTGAAGCTGCCAAACTTGGAAGGGATGTTACGAGATGAAAGAGTAGAAATGCTTCCAGTTCTTTCTAAATTAAAGGTCTCGTGTGTCCCTAAGATTAAGTTGCCACTCCTTCCATCTCTAGAGTACATTTGGATTGAAGGAACAGGGTCAGACTCTGATCATAGTGATAGTGAAGGTATGGCTTCCATCCTAGAGGCTATTGGGCAGAATATGCAGCATGTCAAGACCCTCCGCATTTCAGGCTTCCCTAAACTCAAGGCATTACCCCATGAATTAAGCAGCCTCAGCTCGCTACAAAAGTTAGAAATTTATGGTGGTGATGAACTTGAATCGTTTTCGGAGAATGTGTTGCAAGGTCTGTGTTCTCTCCAAAGTTTGAAAATTCATTCGTGTAAGAAGCTCAGATCCTTGTCTGAAGGTATGGGACATCTAACTCGTCTGGAGAGCCTTGATATCATGATTTGTCCAAAGCTGGTGACTCTACCGAGTAGCATGAATAAATTAGGTTCGCTTCGTCGAGTTTACATCTATTCTTGTGATACATTGCCAGAAGGCTTACAACATGTGCCTTCCCTCCAAAGTTTGGAAgtatataaatcaaattcaattccCCAGTGGTTGGGGGAAATAACTTCTCTTCAAAAGTTAGAACTCTCCTGTGTGAGGTTAAGGTCACTGCCCAGTAGCTTCCGAAACCTGAGAAACTTGCGTGAGCTATCTATTTATGGGTGCCATAAGGAGCTGCAGAAGCGATGCACCAGAGTAACAGGACAGGATTGGCAAGCCATTGCTCACATCCCACAATTCAAACTGGTTCCCATTCATGAAGAAACATTTTCTG ataaaatcagatctaaatgGAGATCGTGGCAGCTAAGAAGAGACCAACGTCGTCATCGTTTTGCTAAAGATGATACATTTGACTATCTGGTTTCAAGGCTCTTTTGTTGGTACAAAATGTGA